From Erwinia sp. HDF1-3R, one genomic window encodes:
- the mdtD gene encoding multidrug transporter subunit MdtD — MDTLPREVRWQLWIVAVGFFMQTLDTTIVNTALPSMALSLHESPLNMHSVVVSYVLTVAVMLPVSGWLADRFGVRNVFFSAIILFSLGSLLCAMATSLDQLIAARIIQGIGGAMMVPVGRLTVMKLVPREQYMAAMTFVTLPAQVGPLIGPALGGLLVQYASWHWIFLINLPVGLAGAILTLRLITNASLQPRPFDFIGYLLLAVGMATLTLAMDGPRGLGNAPLLLCLSMPIGLFSLLFYLLHARGNEKALFSLRLFSQPVYAIGLLGSLTGRIGSGMLPFMTPIFLQVGMGYTPFHAGLMMIPMVLGNMGMKRIVVQIVSRFGYRNVLTGATLGLSLVVMLFPAVALLGWSLLLPVVLFLQGMVNAIRFSAMNTLTLKTLPDDLASSGNSLLSMVMQLSMSIGVTLAGLLLGAFGQSAQVDTPVMHQAFIYTWLCVAGIIALPALVFWRVPTDVSENARLDRRRRS, encoded by the coding sequence ATGGATACCCTTCCCCGCGAGGTGCGCTGGCAGCTGTGGATCGTTGCCGTCGGGTTTTTTATGCAGACGCTGGATACCACCATCGTCAATACCGCCCTGCCCTCAATGGCGCTGAGCCTGCATGAAAGCCCGCTGAATATGCATTCAGTGGTGGTCTCTTATGTGCTGACGGTAGCAGTAATGCTGCCGGTGAGCGGCTGGCTGGCTGACCGTTTTGGCGTGCGAAACGTCTTTTTCAGCGCCATTATCCTGTTCAGCCTGGGTTCGCTGCTCTGTGCCATGGCCACCTCGCTGGATCAGCTGATTGCGGCGCGCATTATTCAGGGCATTGGCGGCGCGATGATGGTACCGGTGGGACGCCTGACGGTAATGAAGCTGGTGCCGCGCGAACAGTATATGGCGGCGATGACCTTCGTTACCCTGCCCGCCCAGGTCGGCCCGCTGATCGGTCCGGCACTCGGGGGTCTGCTGGTACAGTACGCCAGCTGGCACTGGATTTTCCTTATTAATCTGCCGGTCGGGCTGGCTGGCGCCATCCTCACCCTGCGGCTTATCACCAACGCCTCACTTCAGCCGCGGCCCTTCGATTTTATCGGTTATCTCCTGCTGGCGGTGGGCATGGCCACCCTCACGCTGGCGATGGATGGCCCGCGCGGGCTGGGCAACGCTCCGCTGCTGCTCTGTCTCTCAATGCCGATCGGACTCTTTTCGCTACTGTTCTATCTCCTGCACGCCCGGGGTAATGAGAAAGCGTTATTCAGCCTGCGGCTCTTTTCGCAGCCGGTCTATGCCATCGGCCTGCTGGGCAGTTTGACGGGGCGGATTGGCAGCGGCATGCTGCCCTTTATGACGCCGATTTTCCTCCAGGTAGGCATGGGCTATACCCCTTTTCATGCCGGGTTGATGATGATCCCGATGGTGCTCGGCAACATGGGCATGAAGCGCATCGTGGTTCAGATTGTCAGCCGTTTCGGCTATCGCAACGTGCTGACAGGCGCAACGCTCGGCCTGTCGCTGGTCGTGATGCTCTTCCCGGCGGTGGCCCTGCTGGGCTGGAGCCTGCTGCTGCCGGTGGTGCTGTTTCTACAGGGGATGGTAAACGCCATCCGCTTTTCGGCCATGAACACCCTGACGCTGAAAACCCTGCCGGACGATCTGGCCAGCAGCGGTAACAGCCTGCTGTCGATGGTGATGCAGCTCTCAATGAGCATCGGCGTCACCCTCGCCGGGTTGCTCCTGGGTGCATTTGGTCAAAGCGCGCAGGTCGACACGCCGGTAATGCATCAGGCTTTTATCTATACCTGGCTTTGCGTGGCAGGCATTATTGCGTTACCGGCGCTGGTGTTCTGGCGGGTGCCGACAGATGTGAGTGAAAATGCGCGGCTGGATCGCAGGAGGAGATCGTGA